Part of the Nicotiana sylvestris chromosome 2, ASM39365v2, whole genome shotgun sequence genome, ttaataagcTGACATATAGTTCAATTTACTCAATGTCCATTGAGTTTGAAGTGTGAGATTTGAGAACGACAAAAGCATTTCAGAAGTTCTCCCTTGGAAAAAGGCAAATGGGGATCAAAGTTGGAAAGGTACTTTGAAATTTTGGCCACAACTTGATTGGCTTTAGTATGTAGGGTATCGATAAATGGCAGTTTCTTCTTAGTATTATCTTGAGTTCAATTAATACAAATGACAAAGAGCCGAGGATGAGCTTATAATAAGGTTCGTGTCATGTTGTTCCAGCAAGAACAGAAAGACTGAGATGTCGGATATTGATTCTTCAGTTTTGAAATATGTAAAATTAAATGTGTTAGCAACCCTCAACGAAACGATCGCTTTCCAATATTTCAATGTCACCGTATCACAAGTGGTGTCTTTCAATATGAACAATATTGTACTACTTGTTTGTCCTCTCTTAGAAACTGCAATATTCTAGGTAACGAGGTTTTGTTGGGCCTCCAAAGCCACACACTTAAGTTGGCCTATTCTTTATTTATTTGGTAAATAGACAGGAGTAGTCAAATGTAATAGCTTAGTTCAATACATTCTGCTAGTTTTGTAAATATTATGGACCGGGTCTAAGTGAAGTATAAATAGTAAAAGGCCCAACTGTATTGGGTTGGCCGACCATTTTCCATCTCTCACTGCCTCGTTTGTATCTTTCTCTCTGATAAGAAGGATCTAGAATCCCTAATCTCCATTGACGATCCTTTTGATTGAGCTGATGTTTTCTGtattaacatggtatcagagcgggaGACGGTCAGTCCTTACTCTCCTCTATAGAGCGATGTTACCCTCACCTGATTTCGTCCAGTTTTCGATGTCGTCAGAGTTTGGTGGTTTCCGTTGATTTCTCGACTGGAAGTTACttttttggttggattttttcaTTGCTGTCATCGGAGAAGCTGTATTAGCGTGAAGTTTCCATTTTTTTGATTGAATTTTGGCTACTCGAAGGTTCCAGATTTTGTCAAATTAGGGCTTGCTCGGTGAACTCATCAGAGTTTTGCTCGTCTTCCAGGCCTTACTTCTTCGGGTTGCGAAGAAGGCTGGTATTCTCTTTTCTTATCTGATTGCTTGCTTTGTGGTGTTTGGTGTTATCGTTTGTGACTTGTTGTCATGAGTTGTCGATTGATACTTTCTAATTGCTATCATGACTGGTTCTAGTACACCTTCTGCATATACTCCTGAGCCTTCATCCCCCTTGTATCTCCAATCTTCTGATGTTCCTGGAGTATCACTTGTTCCTGTACCTTTCTCGGGGAATGGTTTTGGGGGATGGAAGCGTAGCATGATAGTTTCTCTGTCCGCTAGGAATAAGATAGCTTTTATTGATGGTTCATGTCCCAAACCTACTACGATTTCTCCTGATTATAAGCAATGGGATCGTTGTAACAACATGGTTATATCATGGATAACTAGCACTTTGTCTTTAGAAATAGCTGAAAATGTTTAATACTCTGAGACAGCTGAAAGCATTTGGAAACAATTAAATAATAGATATGGAACTGTGAATGGGACCAAAGTATTTGAATTAAAAAGGGAATTAGCATCTACTTATCAAGGATCCCTTGATATTGCTTCATATTTCACCAAACTTAAAAGAATATGGGATGAGTTGGGGGTAATGTGCAGTAGTCATGCAAATACTTGCACATGTGCTGCTAAAGAAAGTCTTCAGAAGGAGAAAGATGAGGATAAAGTTCATCAGTTCCTCATGGGACTGAATGAGGTATATGTGGGTGTCAGAAGCAATTTGATAATGATGCAACCTTTTCCATCTCTTGACAATGTCTATAACATCCTCCTGCAAGATGAAAAACAAAGAGAAGTCAATCCTGCCACGCAATTTACTACTGAATCAGCATCTTGCAATGTCAATCCTCCCAATAACAAACCTTTTCAACCACAAATTAATGTTCAGGGATATCAGAGATAATTTAATCAGAGAGTCAATTTTGACCAATCCAAGTCTAACCTCTTTTATAAGTATTGTAAGAAATCAGGACTATTCCATTGATAAGTGTTTCAAGCTTCATGGGTTCCCTCCAAATTTCAAGTTCACTAAAGGCAAGAAAGTAGCTGCCAATGTGGTTATGGATTCTGATTTTTCTACTTCTGAATGTTCTTCTCCCAACCAAGCCCTTATTCCTGCTGCTGGTTCTAATGAACATGGTTCTAGGGTACCTGGTTTGACAAAGCAGTAGTATTCTCAACTGATTTCACTGCTACAACAATCTCATATCTCTGATTCTGGATCTCAACTCAACATTATGAGCTCTGCCAATTTTGCTGGTACTTTGTTGCCTAAGAATGTAGTATATAGTTTTAATTCTACTCTACTTAGTCAATCTGATTCTTTAACTTGGATAGTTGATTCCGGTGCATCAGATCACATGACCTCTAACAAAGATTACCTTATTAATATCACACATTTACCTATTCCTTTCCTTGTTTCCCTACCAAATGGGTACAAAGTTAAAGTCACTTGTACAGGTTCCTTTGCCTTAACTGATTCCATTATTCTTACAAATGTTCTCTATCTACCTTCTTTTAAACACAATCTTATTTCTGTACATAAACTCACAGACTAGTTTGATTGCATAGTTCAGTTTACCAGACTTTCTTGTCTCATACAGGGCTCTTCTCTGAAGAAGCCTCTGGATCTTGGTAAACTGGATTGTGGGTTATACAAGTTTGTATGGGAAAAACCTTCTCAGCATCAAGATACTCTGTCAAATTCTTGCAGCTTACCATCTGTTTGTGATCTTGTTCCTGTTTCTTCTATTGTAAATACTGCTTCTTCTGCCTGTAATAAAGCTGCTATGAATAAAATGATGGATATTGTTTGGCATAGTAGACTTGCTCATGTTCCTTTTATTAGAATGAAAAGTATTTCTAAAGTATGTTCTGATATTTCTTCCACACAGTCTTTTACATGTCATGTTTGTCCAATGGCTAGGCAAACTAGATTGCCTTTCCCTGATAGCTTAATTCATAGCTCTAAGCCTTTCCAACTTGTCCATATTGATACTTGAGGACCATATCACATACCTACTTATTCAGGTTCTAAATACTTTCTTACTATTGTTGATGATTTCACTAGAAGCACTTGGACTCACTTAATGGGCTCCAAGAGTGATATTTTCCTCTTCTTAAGGCCTTTGTTGCACTTGTAAAGACACAATTTCATATGACTATTCAGTGTATAAGGTCTGACAATGCTTTAAAGTTAGGAGCTAGTCATGCTGCTATTTCCTTCTTTTCTGAACATGATATAATTTATCAAACAAGCTGCCCTcacacacctcaacaaaatggtgtggtTGAGAGGAAGCATAGAACTCTTCTTGAAGCTTCTAGAGCCTTACTTTTTCAGTCCCAAGTTCCCATTAGATTCTGGGGAGACTGTCTCCTCACAACCACCTATATTATAAATAGACTTCCCTCTAGCTTGCTTCAAAATAAATCTCCTTATGAGTTGCTATTTGACAAAAAGCCCAATTATTCTCACTTAAGGACTTTTGGTTGTCGTTGTTTTGCCACTGTTCCAATTCCTCAATGAGATAAACTGAAACCTAGATCTAATCTTTGTATATTCCTTGGCTATCTCTTTGCAAAGAAAGGCTATAAGTTGTATAATTTGCAATCCAAGCAGTGTTTCATATCTAGAGATGTGGTTTTCCATGAGCagcattttcctttttcttcagaTTTCTCCTTTCCTATTGTTTCTGAGTCCCATTTGTCACCTGCTCATTTACTTTCTTTTTCCCATGATTGTCTTATGCCATCTTCTTCCACTAATGTTCCCCCAACACAACATCACATCTTGCTTCTCCTTTCACATATGGTTATTCATCTCTTACTTCTCCCAACACCTTTTCTCCTCCTGACATAGATGCTGCAGTTTCTCCTTCAGTTGTTGTCCCTGATTCTACCCCTGCTTCTCCTTCTTTCAATCCTGATGCTGCTACTTCTGCACCATCCTCTATTCCTCATAGAAAATTTGATAGACCTCATAATCCCCCTTCTTACTTAAATGATATCTACAAGCTGCCCAATTCCCTTTCTTGCTCCTCTTCTAAGCTAGTAGAATTTGAACCATATACATATTCCCAAGCAGCTTCTATTCCAGCTTGGCAAGATGCCATGAGGAAAGAGTTTGAGGCTTTGGAAGCAAATCACACTTGAGATATTGTTGAGCTTCCTCCGGGCAAGAAGCCTATTGGTTGCAAATGGGTCTATAAGATCAAATGCAAAGCTAATGGTGAGATTGAAAGATACAATGCTAGGCTTGTCATTAGGGGGGACACGCAGGTTGAGGGGGTGGATTTCAATGAGACTTTCTCTCCTGTTGTGAAAATGTCCATTGTTAAGTACTTGATTGTTGTTGCTGTTAAAAAGAATTGGTCTTTGTTTCAAACCGATGTCAATAATGCCTTTCTTCATGGTGACTTAGATGAAGAGGTTTATATGAAATTACCTCCAGGTCTCTCTGTTGCTTCTCCTTCTTCTGTCTCTTTGGCTTGTAAGCTGAAAAAATCACTTTATGGGTTGCGTCAAGCCTCTAGACAATAGTATGCCAAGTTATCTGAGGCTCTTTATTCCAGAGGGTATCATCATTCCCTCAATGACTATTCTCTTTTCATCAAAGGATCTCCAGGTCATTTGGTGATATTAGCAGTCTATGTTGATGACATCATTCTTACAGGTGATGATTTGGTTGAAATTTCAGCTTTGAAGTAGTTTTTGGATGATGAGTTTAAAATTAAAGACTTGGGGTTTCTACACTATTTCCTAGGCATTGAGGTTACTGTTTTCCCTGATGGTGTTCTTTTAAATCAAAAGAAATTTGTTTCTGATATGCTAAAAGAGTTTGATTTTTTGGGGGTCACTTCTGTTGCTAGTCCTCTAGAACTCACCCCAAAGCTCAAGGATGTTGAAGATGAGGTTTTGTCATCTCCTGAGAAGTACAGGAGACTCATTGGCAAGCTACTCTTTTTAACTCACACTCGACCTAACATATGCTTTGATGTTCAACATTTGAGCCAATTCTTGCACACTCTTAGGATACCTCATATGGTTGTTGCCCACCACTTGCTCTGCTATCTTAAAGGCACACATGATTTTGGTTTATTTTATTCTAACAATCTTGATTTCTCTGTGAAGGCTTATACTGATAGTGATTGAGCTGCTTGTCCCGACACTTGCAAGTCTGTCTCGGGCTATTGTATATTCTTGGGCGACAGTCTTGTTGGTTGGAAATCCAAAAAGCAGCCTGTGGTTTCTCTTTAATCCACTAAACCTGAGTATCAAGCTATCCGACATGTGCTGGCTGAATTAGTTTGGTTGTCCCGCTTGTTACATGATCTGACAGtccatgtttcttttcctgtttccGTCCTATGTGATAACATGACAACTCTTCATATTGCGAAGAAAACGGTATTCCATGAGCGTACAAAATATATCGAAGTGGATTGTCACTTCATCAGAAACAAATTGGTTGAGGGCTTCCTCCAATTATCCCATGTTCCTACCTCCAATCAACTTGTTGATGTCTTCACTAAATCACTACCTGGGTTCCTCCATCATACTTTTCTAGGCAAGTTGAAGGTGGTTTCCCCCTCCAACTTGAAGGTGGGTGTTGGGCCTCCAAAGCCACACACTTAAGTTGGCTCATTCTTTATTTATTTGGTAAATAGACAGTTTTATAGAGATAGCCATTCTTTGTATTGTATTAGAAGTAGTCAGATGTAATAGCTTAGTTCAATACATTGTGCTAATTTTGTAAACATTATGGACCGGGTCTAAGTGAAGTATAAATAGTAAAAGGCCCAACTGTATTGGGTTGGCCGACCATTTTCCATCTCTCACTGCCTCGTTTGTATCTTTCTCTCTGATAAAAAGGATCTAGAATCCCTCATCTCCATTAACGATCCTTTTGATTGAACTGATGTTTTCTGTATTAACAGGTTTtcagcacgacacggagatatattttttttccatggaataattatatttttatttcaatagtcTTTCTTGAAGTAGAGGCGATTTTAACCACACAAAAAAAATGTTTACCCTGCAAATTAAAGAGCCCTGACCCTGAAATTCAAGCTTCAACAAGCTTTCCAGTGCCTTGGCATACTTCAAGATTTTGTTAATTTCCTAGATTATTTTCTTAGGCTGAATAATGACTCCTTACGTAAtcagttattattatttttctctttgcTATGGGAAGATTATCGGTGGTGGAGCTAGAGCTTCTGTAACGGATTTGGTTGAAACCAGTAGATTTAGTGCAAACCttatatttattttaagaaatttattgaaaAAATACAAATTCTTACTTTAGAATCCAGTAACATAAAAACGCTAGAATCTCGAACCCAATAACTTTAAATCCTGGTTCCGACTGTGAAGATTATAGGTAGCAGGGCCTAGCTTCCGTAGTTTGTACAGTCTTACATTGTATTCCATCTGTGTTGTTTGTTGGGAtgattaataatattttttttcttcacccaaaaagaaaaaaaaaaaagaaagaaaaaaaaaaaaagcgccTTTTGCAAGAGGATACAGTCCCATTGCCCATTCTTTGATTACAAAGTGCTAGTCACACCACACTTTTCTTACGTACCATTCTCCAATGGAAtggtttcttttccttttttcttttaaggTTTATGTTACTTTATAAAAATTTCACCTACTTTCATATACAAAGAATAGTTGGTTTTAAtttaaggaaaaacaaaagaagaaagaaaaattgcaaTAAATTGGCTGCTTATGCAAACACAATTGGCGGGATGAATCTTAGTAATAAATAAATGTGGATAGAGTAGAACGTATGTAAATAATCGAGGTAGTCCACTCACATGATTTACAATTGTACTTGATAATAGATCTTCACTGGAGGGAAATTCTTCACCTGCACACGGCTCTTTGATAGGATGGTATTGTTTTTTTTAAGTAAAACTGAAATACAGTGTGGCTGGCTGATTGGTGTAATTATTATGAATTGAAGTCACAAGCAGATGAAAAGAGGGAGTGGGGCTACAAAAACACCAGAAAGATTGACCAGGTGTTACTTTGCTTTTAAGTCGATTCAACTTTCAAGTACGTATTTTCTTTGTCAACCGGAGTTAAGCTGTTACTCTCTTTATGTATAACTTTTTTACTATAAACTCCACAAGGAAAGAAGTGACATATTTTTATACATACATTTCTTCGTCTTGCTTGAAACTAGGATATGTTTCTCATTTTGATGTGGATTGTTAACTAACTGTTCACTTTTATATTTTTACCCGGTTAACAGAGAAAACGTGTGGTGAATTTAGTCTTTTtctaatttattttgtttttagtcAATCACCCCAATCCAATATCAGGTTGGTAGGTGAAACTGTTTATTGCTAAAAAAAAAGCTACT contains:
- the LOC138885327 gene encoding uncharacterized protein; translated protein: MTGSSTPSAYTPEPSSPLYLQSSDVPGVSLVPVPFSGNGFGGWKRSMIVSLSARNKIAFIDGSCPKPTTISPDYKQWDPESIWKQLNNRYGTVNGTKVFELKRELASTYQGSLDIASYFTKLKRIWDELGVMCSSHANTCTCAAKESLQKEKDEDKVHQFLMGLNEVYVGVRSNLIMMQPFPSLDNVYNILLQDEKQREVNPATQFTTESASCNVNPPNNKPFQPQINDYSIDKCFKLHGFPPNFKFTKGKKVAANVVMDSDFSTSECSSPNQALIPAAGSNEHGSRGSSLKKPLDLGKLDCGLYKFVWEKPSQHQDTLSNSCSLPSVCDLVPVSSIVNTASSACNKAAMNKMMDIVWHSRLAHVPFIRMKSISKCIRSDNALKLGASHAAISFFSEHDIIYQTSCPHTPQQNGVVERKHRTLLEASRALLFQSQVPIRFWGDYAAVSPSVVVPDSTPASPSFNPDAATSAPSSIPHRKFDRPHNPPSYLNDIYKLPNSLSCSSSKLVEFEPYTYSQAASIPAWQDAMRKEFEALEANHT